TGTTGAGAGAAGCAGGGTAGTCGGCGAACTCGCGTCTTTTCAACCGCTTTTCGCAACATCATCCTCGGTGAGAACACGTGAAAATCTTTTCTTTCACTGCGTCATTGGCTAATCAGCCTTCTCGCTTTGCTGCAACTTAGCTTCTGGTTAGCTTTTATGAGTTAAGTGCCCATAATCATACGTTAAAAAAGGCTTGTGTAAGTAATCGTTGTGGCATCCTCATTGTTTTACCAATGCCTCGCATCTCGCGCAGTAAATAAATGCCGACAGGCGATGGTGGTAAATGTCCATCTGGCACGGAAATAGACGCTGTGCCGGCGGATCAATGGAGGGTCTTGATTGTCAAGCTTAAACTGGGCATTGGGGGTGGGCGCGAGTGGCAACCGCATCATGGCTCACCTTCCGCCTTTTGGCACTTCGCAGGCTATCCTGGCACCCTTTATTCTGTGGTCAGCGCTTGACTCTGATGCCTTAGCTGACCGTTCCGAATATTCCGCCCCACCAGTCGACGAACTCACCGGTCATCACTTCCCAGAGAACTACTCCCTACTGAACACATCCGGACTTCCCTGGCCAATCCACTGCGCATTTACGTCGTCAACGTTGACGTCAACCTCTGGTGCCTACTTAAACTCCCGGCCGTTCGACACCGTCTTTGGTGGGGGCGGGAGTGGCAACCGCATCATGGCTCACCTTCCGCCTTTTGGTACTTTCCAGGCTATCCTGGCATCCTTTATTCTGTGGTCAGCACTTGACTCTGACGCCTTAGCTGACCATTCCGAATATGCTGCCCCACCAGACGAACCCACTGGTCATCACTTCCCAGACAACTACTCCCTACTGAACACATCCGGACTTCCCTGGCCAATCCACTGCGCATTTACGTCGTCAACGTTGACGTCAACCTCTGGTGCCTACTTAAACTCCCGGCTGTTCGACACCGTCTTCGGTGGGCGCGGGAGTGGcaacagcatcatggctcaccttcCGCCTTTTGGCACTTCGCAGATGTGTAAGCGGTTTTCCTTGTACGCTACAAAAAGCGATGATCTCTGCTTGTTGCTACTTCCACGCCCACACGTGATTTCTGATATTATTTGCGAATgtttccatatgtctgtgttattaCTTTGCTGTGATGACATCGAAACTAATCCTGGGCCTACCACGCGTTCGGAGTCTTTTCTTGATACACAGACGTTACCTGATGAACCCTCGGAACAATTGGCCGTTCTCTTCCAGTTTCTGAAAGACGTTCAGTTGCGATCGGTTCAGTCCTCAAAGCATCAGACAGAATTGGTTGCTGATGTTAAAGGAATCAAAGCCAGCCTAAAAAATATAGAAAGCAAGATTGGCTGCATCCAAGAAAAACTGGATGCTCTTGAAGAAAAAGCTAATTCCCTAGATCAGTTTAAGGAACACGTCACAGGTCTCCAGAAACCTGTAGTGACGTGCAACACTCACCTTGTTTCTTTGCAATCTCGGTTCAATGACCTAGAGGACAGATCGCGAAGaaacaatttaatttttcatGGCATCCCTGATTCTCGTGAATCATGGGAAAAATCTGAGGCCCACATCATTAACGCGCTAGCAACTATCATCGGCAATCTACCCGACATGGCAATTGAACGCGCTCATCGTCTCGGTTCGTATTCACCTGGTAAATGCCGCCCCATTATAGCCAAATTCATCAACcacaaagtaaaggaaaaggtGCTTTCCGCGCGTAAACTCCTAAAAGATAAAGACATCAGGATCTGTGATGACTTACTCACCTGCCACCCGCCATATCCGAAATAAACTGATTGCCTTTGCAAAGAAGTTACCAGGCAAACCCCTGTTTCATCTCCTATACGACAAATTAGTCGTAAACAAGAAGCAGTACACGTACGATCCCGTTACAGACAGCGTGACAGAGTGCACGTCACAACACACGCGTGCTAACACCGAACCGTGTACTGCGCCACCCAATCGTCCATAAGGACGCGCGAGGGGCAGTGGAAGTCGCTTATACCCCGTGTCTGTCCTTTTCACTAACATTCGACGCATCAAAAACAAACGCGACTCATTCACTTCCACAGTCGACACGTTTAACCCAGATATCATTGCACTTACCGGAACTTGGCTGCATCCACATATTAGAGACCATGAAATCTTCTCTACCACACATGGCTTCTCAGTTTATCGCTGCGACCGTACGTTGCGTCAAGGTTGTGGTGTAATTCTTGCACTTAATAAACACCTACGCTCTATGCACATCAATATTGCTACTAACTTGGAGATAGTCTGGgcaactgtttatttatttatttatttatatatttattcatttatatatttatttatttattttcaatccAGGGCGGAATCCGTGCTGGTGTGGCGTTAATAAGTTGTGAGTGTCAAGAAAGTTTGTTAGGTGTTTAAGGATGATATGCTCGAGCATCTTGCAAGCGGTGCTAGTAAGAGctattggtcgataattagagGGCAATGAGGTGTCTCCTGTTTTGTGTATTGGGATGATTTTCGCATGTTTCCAGTCGTCAGGTAAGGATGATTGTGATAGAGATTTTCGAAATATGAGGCCCAAATATCGACTGCACCACTCTGCGTATCTCTTTAGAAAATGGTTTGGAATGTCATCTGGTCCGCGTGATTTTTTAGGGTCAAGGGTGAGCAACATGTTAAGGATACCTGCGTCAGATATGATTAAAGGATCGATGCTCGATGTTGAACTGCTACTCAAGTCTTacaggtgttacgtttcgcctaaaacgcgcggtaatgccggcacggatgcaacggacgccggggctttgttcaaagcggcggacattttggcccgttcgacgccgccgcaacgcctacccgccaagcgtgtccaggcgtgtttcagtgccacgtgtcttcgtgtgtgcgtgtgtgtgtgtgtgcccacgcttgtcaaagcgcggcagccggggagcggagctccccaagtgagggttggcgatgcgtcactacactcggttcagcaggtctctcggctcgaccgtgcgcgccgtcgtgggctcatgctccgccgtcccgtgaccttcatcccgtgaccttcatcccgtgaccttcccttttggaccgcgacgccgagagtataagagcagctgcccccggacgccagggagaggctccgatttgtactgttgagttacgtctctccacttcggtcgacctgaccggccgctcttttgctatgttagaataaacaagttgttctgttaccagtcttctcttgctttgccgggaccttcggatgcttccagtgccccaggccgccaggccaacgctacccttggggcttgcgacccattggcaataacgggcgtcagcaccgagaccccatcaactcgtgccagcggtgcgattccaacacagGTTAACATCATCTTTTGTGAAGTTAGAGTTAAAATAGTTATTGTACGCATTTGTACGGCCACGCGGTTATAACGCGATAAAATCACGTGCTCGCTTGCGGAGGGCGGCTGGGAGAGGGCTcgttcgccgctcccgctgcacttcgcgcctggccgcgacgccgcAGCCCAAGGTAACGTTGgcccaaggcaccccgttccctcctttctcggaaccggggagactccctctccgccgctcagAAAGAAGCGCTATTCTCCCGATGCACctttgtctttcggctgaggagcttgcgactggccgcatctcaattcagccgctgagaccgccgcacgccgtcccccttgCTACGCTCGTCCTTCGTGAGCGAATGACCGCCCcaggcccgagcgcggatccactctgggtgagctgaactctcatcagcctcttttgtggttccgaCATTGTGCGGTTTCTTTCGCCTCAGACGTGCGgaacgctccgccgctgtggttttgtaTTTGTGTTTGCTGTTGTTATCCAGTTGGtacttgtactctaaggtgaataaacacttTTGGTCGAGACTCAtcctgtcccccctggcctgaacccgccgtggtcgcaactcattgcgaaccgcgggttaggggtcacagctctgactgttagggctgctgcgaaagtgctagcgagcgactgccgctccgccggcgctgtgcgatccagagaagggtcaggtgcgcacgcgcgaacttgagtaatacccctataaagaaaactccattttttttctgagtttcaacacggcttccgcaaaacatattcatgtgacacccaactagtaTCATTCACGCATAAACTGAACCTATTGCTTGACCACTCTTCAGTTGCAGGTCTAATTTTTTTGGACTTcgcaaaagcgttcgataaagtgtgcCACAGCTTATTAAGCTACCAACTGCAACAACTAAGCCTTGATCCTAAAATTTTGTACCGGCTTGAGGTTTTCCTCACTAACCGTtcagtttgtttcagctaacgACGTAACCTCTAATCTGAGTCCTGTttattcaggtgtaccacaaggctccgtgcttggacccctcctatttctcatatatattaaccgCTTACCTTCCTGTGTTTCATCTCAAAGTCACCtctttgctgacgactgcgtaatttacaccgaaataactCGCGACGAGGATGTAACCAGGCTTCAAGCAGACCTTAACGCAGTTTCTGCATGGTGCAATTCATGGTTAATGGAACTAAAGGCtaacaagtgtaaattcatgcatgtatctcgaactaccagtgaaccacatgtgtactcccttaataacgctccattagaattggtaacaacttacaagtaccttggccttcacATCACCTCTGATCTTACTTGGAATACCCACATCACCCATATATTAAGTAACGCTAAACGAATGTTaggttacttacgacgcaacttttccaaagcaccttaTTCCTTAAAACTAATCCTCTATAAAACTCTAAATACGAgctaaacttgagtatgctgcttCAATCTGGGATCCAGGTCAAATAAATCTAACGCACTCACTCGGaatggttcagaataactctaatcgtttcattctttctaactgtaatagaaccgcgagtatcagtgccatgaaatctagccTTAATTTGCCGTCCTTGTCATCACGTCGAAAAATGTTCCGTTTGTGGCTTTTTCCtaaattatttcatcacccgctgctacgcaacaaacttatttctccACCTCCGTATGTATCGCCCAGATTAGATCACATTCATAAGGTCGGCATTTGATTATGCGGATCCaacgcttttttgcagtcatttgtaccacgcacttccaatgagtggaatcgccttcccgcttCGATGGCGACCatcgcagatcaccaattattcaagaatgccATAGCTAGCACTGTCTAACTAGGAAgctttttcttcacattgttcaacctgtactcacaaatgccatagctaacattgtatatttaggtgccatttgttaactagttttgtatatatatatatatatatatatatatatatatatatatatatatatatatatatatatatatatatatatatatataattttctgcATAGTAACTCCTATTTGTTGAATTTACTcgttttgcttgtaaccactcccctctaaaatgccgtaatggccctgagggtatgataaataaataaataactaaataaataaataaaccccgcCTGCAGTGATAACAAACCACCGCCATCACCACCATAGGATGTGCAGCCTTCGTATTGTTCGCAGGATGGTATATGTGCCATTGATATACAAGAGGGTCGAAAATCGCCCTTACGCCGGAGGCAATTAGACCAAAGTATATACGAATAGGCTGAACGTTTCAGCTTCAGCCTTGTTAACTGATGCGAGGACGATGTGACAATTTGCTTAAGTCGGCCTCGGTACGAGAGGCAGGCAGCGAGTATAAATATTCCATACCGACGAGACGAGCTTTCGAAGAACCATGGGGATGAAGCTCGCCGTCTGTGTCAAATGTTCAACACTATTTATTCTAATTATTGGAAACTTTTGCTTCTGTGAAATGTCCCTTGCGGAGCCTGAATCCCGTCTTTTCGATAGACGGCTTCCATTATGATGGGAGTAGCGTCAAATTTTTACCCTTTAAATAACAACCTTTAATAACTGGATGGCTCAGTGGTCGGAGCTGGGGCGACAGTCCATGATtggtagaaaaaataaatatatgtagAAGAACGAAACTTCCGATCGCGCCAGCGCCTGCCATAAACTCTAATAAAAAGTTTGGAGTTGGCAGAGTATTGGCCTTGTGGTGGCGTAAACCATGCCTCCAGTGAGGTAATGTCATATCCCTTGCCTTTTTGTCTTGCTATATCGAGACCCAGACAGTCCAATTATAGGCACCTGGCTATTTCTTTAGAATGTCGCATTCCGATGAGACTGGCCTCTTCGAACCTTGGACATTGTTCTTGATATAATGAGATGAGTTAGTTGTCGTTGAGTTACTTATTGACTAGTGACGTTCTATAGCTTCCAGGACACAAAGAACACATTCCATTTAGGAAAGCTTTGAGACAGTGACGCTTTTTCTCATTGCACGCAGATGGCACAGACGAAGGATCCCGCATCGACCTTTCTGGACGAAGAATCTGAGATGGTCAAAAGGACTCCCAGAAGACCACACTGCAATTTCGTAGACGGAAGACTCATAAGCGCCATGTACGATCCACAACTTTATCGAAAATCCCTGAATTTCCGTGCAAGAAACGGAGATCTCGTTCTGTCCTCGTACCCAAAGACCGGTACCCACTGGGTCGCGTACATCATGCAACTCATTCTGAAGAGGGGTCAACCAATCAAGACTTACAGGGAATTCACGGAGAACACGCGCCTTCTGGAGATGATTGAGTTAGAAGGCTGGAAACCCAGCCTGCCGATGAGGATTGTGGTCACGCGCCCTGCTCCTCGAAAAGAACTAGTGAACAATGAGGCGAAGTACGTATATGTGGCACGAAACCCTTGGGACGTGTGCGTCTCGACATACCATATGTTCACCAACATCAGCAACTACCGCTTCACAGACGCTACGTTCGAAGAATTCGTGGACGTGTTCTTGGCTGGAGATCTCGGCCACGGGCACTTCTTTGACCACGTGAGTGCTGGGTACGCTCTCCGTGACGAACCCAACGTCTTCTTTGTCACGTACGAGGAACTTGCCATCGACACGAGAGGGACGGTGCTCAGGCTGGCTCGGTTTCTTGGCCAGGGGTACGCTACTGAGCTTGAAGGCGACGAAGCGATGCTAGAAAAACTACTTCAAAGGTGCAAGGCAGATTACATGAGAGATGTGATTGTAGCCAGCTTTGACGACAGGTCCGACGGGGATTGGGAGCGTACGCTTGTACGACTGAATGCGGACTGTAAGGATGGCCACGGTGGCGACGGAAAGAAGTTTGCCTTCGTAAGAAAAGGCGTAGTTGGTGATTGGAAGGCCTACTTCACGCCAAAGCTGCTCCTTAGAATGGAGGCGGCCATACGAGAGGCCGAGAATAAGTCTTCCGTCACGAAATTGTGGAAAAATATGCGAGACGAGGCACTGATGGCTCTGCACGAAAACTAAATGAAGCAGTGAGCTGTTGCTATTTGAGTGGTTGGAACTGACGTCGTGTGTTTTACTTGATACCAATTAGGAGACGAAAAAGGTGGGTGTTGCCATGACTGAAGTCTAGACTCAATAAGCCTGAGGATGCTTTTTGTGATCTTGTGCTGCACTAAAGAAATAAACGCACAAGGTGCTTGCCCCTCTCAAAGACAACGGATTCGTGAGTTCTGACTTTATGTCGCACTCGTCGATTCGTCTTCAACTCACGCTGACACATTACGGTGTGGAGAGGAGAGAGGGAAAAGGCAAGAGTGTGCATTTCCAGAACAGATAATGTTTTACGGTCTAGGCAGTGATGACAACATTACACGGCCTTTTTCGTGAACCATTACATTGATGCCTACTACAGTGGTTGCTAATGCTACGTGCCCTCATTTATAAATAAAGATCATTGTCTCTGACCTGGAGGCATCGTATAAGTTGAGGCAATGCCTGGACGTTTCCTGTGTGGTGTAAATTTTGGATTTTACGCCCCAATGTCCCATGTTGCTACTGAATTCGTCTTATTGAAGGCAGTGGGCTACTTTGATAACCCTTGTCGATTACACACAGCCAAAGATCAGTACACAATAATTTTCAGATTTAATGTTCATCGGAAGGCGATGGCTGAAGCCGAAACCCCAATTTCGCGCTCACCATTCAACCCCCAATGAACTCAGCTGCAGCGGCGACTCCTTTTCTGTGTCGCAGCGCGGCCTCCTCCTCGTAGAGTTTGTCGAGTGGTCCAATATATGAATAATACCttcattgtcattgccaaagatgccgcaaacgaattcttgaatgctacgcactgtgaagtcaagtgaaatatgtatttttattgcgaaagcaatactgctcgagatttccgctcttggccgtcgtcccggagaatccaccattgacctttagcgtgacctatgtgtgacgtcatgccagctgtggaaaagcggggccccaactcgactcgtcgcgatcgtcccagagaatcctccatgctgcagctgcgcgccgctgccgcgaggggcgctcgctgtacgtgacgtcatgcagctgtggaaaagcggcccccccaactcggctcgtcgcagtcgtcccagcgaatcctccacggcaTGTCGGATGACGTGTATAAGGTGAAGTTGCAAcaatgtgctgcagctaagaagcggcggcgtgcggaagaaacggatgaagagcgggaacaacgtttagctaaacggcgtgcataatatgcagccaggcgaatgcgttcagCATCTCTTGATCTGcgtgcatctacaagtatcagGCATGCTgtcaatgctgacgcgactttggcgacacctgatcgttcgacagcaagccttatggatgcttcaaatggcgacgagactgcatctacacgttcgatgagcagtatggaactctacaacctgaacagaaggttgctttcgcaatccactagttttagccaagctaagcctctgccaattttttcataaaataatgcactcgtatgtcccaaaaattgggTCCGAAATAACTAACAACAATGCTTCCAtagtttttgtctatttaataagtaacgAAAACaccacacgaactttagaactgtaTCAGTTCGAAAAAAGCAAAGTAGTgcgccgctgatatgaaaaatgtataggccatgaaatgaacaaaatgAGGACAAATGTTTGAATGACACTTGACCAGTAAAAAACCTCGTTTACATTACAtgtgcaacggccagtgaaaattTTGAATGACGCTGTCGTTTGTTCCACTGTATtgctcaggagcagctgtcaccggtcgtgtattgtaattgtaccgaaattatagtcgcaataaagagcacatataaaaagcaggaggaggagtaaataactttattgagtcctgacGAACCCTTCCCCActcactcttggtttagtggtcggcaggagTCGCGGGCCGCACCAATGTTGGGACGGGAaccccgtgagcctccgccctttcgtgagccgtCTGGACCGCCCGGAGCTTGGTCTGGTGGttgtcgcttcgcagggcgtccacccaATCTTCTTCCTgactgaacacggtgccgcttaactgGGAGctttgccagagcatgtgcgctagcgagcagtacgattcgccgcaatccggacattgcggctctacctctggtgaataaaggctcagtctgcctctcgtGGGGCacgaccctgtctgaagcattctAAATATCGATGACTGTGGTCTATTGATTTTAGCGTGGGGTAGCGGGGAGGTCCTCCTAAACAGCTGATAGTGCATTGTTATTTCGTTGacggtgagcagcgggtctcggtgctctcctccctccccgccacttcgctcgccacgatcgccacGGTGCGTCAGTCCTCGCGTGCGGccgtgcgccagctcgttggcgttgggaaagtcggggtgcacgtcggcccccatgtgggccggaaaccatttgacgatgtgatgacccgcggctgcCTCGTTGCTGAGGACGGCTGCCGCTTCCCGCAATATCGAGcacgaggcgaatgctctggccgccgattgCGAATCTGTGTACACGTAAGTACATTCGAGGTCCCTCATTGTCATGGCTATTGCCACTTGTTCGGCCACTTCGGATGTTACTCCATTGGCAGCGCCAAACTTCTCCGTTTTCTGGCGGTAGCTCAAAAATTTTGGACATGTGTTGCGCACACTAGAGCCGCTAaccgagatgttaatgaattatggtgtgaaccgaaccgtgtctgatgttcacatgctctgccagttcatcgatgcttatcctccgttcttatCTAATCAGCAAATCAACCTTTGCGATTGCGTTGGGGTGATTTCACGGTGGCGTTGGCGTGGTATTGGATGATTTTTGCAATTTTCACGTTCTTCATTGAACCGCTTCcgccaacgcttcacagtggccagtgAAATGCAATGCTCAACGTACGGCAGccacacggcgactaatttctttttgggaaataccttcagctgtcggaaagctcacgacaccacgctgtttaACTTTTGGAGCGTGCATTATGTCACGCGACAATGTTCAACTCGGTGTATGAGCACATTacagaacatttatcctcacatctGCGTATCACTTTTGTAAACGAGATGCCTGTGTGCTGCTACGCGCATGttttgcagataatgaaccgaaccgttATTGCGCGAggttggttggctcactttcatttgactcgccctcgcatattagaaatgcaaagacacAATCGAATATACAAATGCGGAAATACAGCTTGATATAGGGCAAAAAAAGTGtgtctggaaacaaagttcactgcacgtatacaggAAAGctcgcaataagatatttaaatattaTACGTATCAGTCTCCAATAAGTTTACGCATCTAAGAAAAGTCACGGTACATAaagcgtcaaacaaggcaaataaacatgttgcgcaatcacagattcacagaccaCAGAACCCTAAGGCCCGCCCCACTCCCATGACGTATCGCGCGCAAAGGAAGGCGGCACACTTTctctccgcttttctcccttgcgcatacaagactgagccaccatcgtcgcctCACGAATGTGTAACCTGTGCACGCGGGTAAATAAATCTGGGACCGCGACAGCTGAAAATAAAGTAAGAGAAGAATGGAGGGAAATCGCGCACCTAAGGGTTCATTTATACACCTGTCACGCGGGCAACCGCAAACTTCATTTAACGCCTTCGTCTTTACGTCAAGGCAGTTGCGCTCCGTGTGACACCGTCTCCCTTGCACCAAGTAAGCTAAatggatatatttttttttcaattcaattcaatgcaCTTTATTTCAACATCAAAATGTTCGAGCGAAGGGAGCTCGGCAGTGGCCACAACGGCTGTATGGAGTATCCACGTTCCCAGATAGCTACAGCTTCGAAGAAACACCACGCTAATGAAATCGTCGTAACTGACTCACTTACAAATTCTagcattattatttttcttgcctTGCTTTACACGCCACGCAGTGGGAGTGATTAATTGGTCTTTAAGGACACATCGGCCGATGCTTCGTATTGCTGCATGGGGAAATGTCGCCTCGCCATTTCGTTTGTTTATCCGCTTCGTCACTCCTTTGGAAGCAGGTGAAAGCTCACCGCGAAGACGCGCGCACGCACGATTCCACAGCACAGTATCACAACTCGATGCCCGTAGGTCGAACAGCGCTGACCCACGCTACCCACGCACGTAAGCAAGAGCGCATTGCGGCCAGCGTAGCTTTCAACTTCGCTCTGCTTGGAGAACGGATCCTGCGGTGACGTGCAGCAAACCCCCTCGCTGTCATTTTATTAGATCACAtactgcttaaaaaaaaaaacatctaccTTTAACGGCGACTGCATATGCGAGCAGTTGCGCGCCgaagtaagcgcagcagcgccatTTCTGTCCCGTGCTGCGCCCGTCGAAAGTTCGCAATGTGCGGTGTAGCACGGCCGCAACTCCATTGCCGTAAATCTTCATTACGGAGTTTCATGTCACCGGATTTCACGGGTGCGCGAGTTATAGGAGTATAACTCGTTCGGTCGGTCGTCTGCTGTCCTCGCCATAAGATTACTGGACaacttgaagaaattggcgtagcACCCCTGTCATGCGTGCGTACACAATTCATGTTTGGGCATTTCTCAGCAATGGCCATGAACTTAAATGACTCATTTCCTGCctacgagaaggaagggggttaaccgaggagccccaattttttattaatcacctcataagaagccgacaaggAAACCAAGGTTGACACAGGGGAAATCAAATATACTTACTAAAtgtattaaagaaatgataaattaatgaaaatcaaaatggatgaaaaacaacttgccgcaggctcTTTAAtaatccactttgatttccattaatttatcatttctataatgcagttagtaagtacaagtaatttcccttctGTTGTACTTGGcgtatttgtttgttggcttcttatgatatttccTGTCTCCAGTGAGACGTGTCCAACGTAGCTGCTCCTGCGCAtcacaaatttaaaaaaaaaggacgttACAGTGACCTTGCCCTTCGTCAACGCAGGTGTATGCGTGCCGTCCCCACCccccttctttttgcattggaCGTAGAACGTTTTAAGAGTGGTTTGACTGCGTGTAAGTGTGGCTCATCTTTCTAGGCTTATTTTTTATATTGTATGTTCTACGTCCGTTTTGCAATTTTTATAATCTGTAAAGCGCCATTAGGAAAGGTGATAAGCCGGACTAAAGAAATGCACagtctttattatttcaagcaatttgGCAATGTActacccgccgtcgttgctcagtagctatggtgttgggctactgatcgcgagatcgaatcgcgggcgcggcggccgcatatcgatgagCGCGAagtgcg
The sequence above is drawn from the Dermacentor andersoni chromosome 7, qqDerAnde1_hic_scaffold, whole genome shotgun sequence genome and encodes:
- the LOC126534827 gene encoding sulfotransferase 1B1-like; the encoded protein is MYDPQLYRKSLNFRARNGDLVLSSYPKTGTHWVAYIMQLILKRGQPIKTYREFTENTRLLEMIELEGWKPSLPMRIVVTRPAPRKELVNNEAKYVYVARNPWDVCVSTYHMFTNISNYRFTDATFEEFVDVFLAGDLGHGHFFDHVSAGYALRDEPNVFFVTYEELAIDTRGTVLRLARFLGQGYATELEGDEAMLEKLLQRCKADYMRDVIVASFDDRSDGDWERTLVRLNADCKDGHGGDGKKFAFVRKGVVGDWKAYFTPKLLLRMEAAIREAENKSSVTKLWKNMRDEALMALHEN